caccctcatcttcatcttcatatcTAGACTATGGCTCCCCCCACAGACAGAGACAAGATCCTCGCCGGCCTCAGGGCCCGAATCGCCGCCGGCAAGTCCATCGTCGGAGCCGGCGCCGGCATTGGCCTGTCCGCCAAATTCATCGAGGCCGGCGGCGGTgacctcatcatcatctacaaCAGCGGGCGCTTCCGCATGGCCGGCCGCGGCTCGCTGTCCGGCCTGATGCCCTACGGAGACGCCAACGGAATCGTGGTGGAAATGGTATGTACGGATGCTTCACACcctcgctcttctttcatGTGATAAGATACATGCATGTGCTTACaatgaaaaggccaatgaaGTTCTCCCCGTGGTCAAGCACACGCCCGTCATCGCCGGCGTCTGCGGCACAGATCCCTTCCGCAACATGCCCACGTTTCTCAAGCAGCTCCGCGACCTGGGCTTCGCCGGTGTCCAAAACTTCCCCACCGTCGGCCTCATCGACGGGCAGTTCAGGGCCAATCTCGAAGAGACGGGCATGGGGTACGATCTGGAGGTCGACATGATCCGGGAAGCTCATTCTCTCAACTTGCTCACCACGCCGTACGTGTTCAACGTCGAGGAGAGCAGGAAGATGGCTCGTGCCGGGGCTGATATCCTCGTTGCGCACATGGGCCTCACGACGAGCGGGTCTATCGGTGCTACGACGGGTAAGACGCTGGATGAGTGCGTGAAGCTGATTCAGGAGATTCGCGATGCGGCTGTTGAGATTAACCCGAATATCATTGTGTTGTGTCACGGAGGTCCGATTGCAGCGCCCAAGGACGCCGAGTATGTTCTCGGCCGGACAAAGGGAGTTCACGGGTTTTACGGAGCGAGCTCGATGGAGAGATTGCCGGTCGAGACGGCGATTACAGAGATTACAAAGAGCTTCAAGGCTCTGAAGCCCAAGTTGTGAGCTCCGGGTGGCAGAGTAATACTTTGCTTGTATATCTGGTGGCCATAGGGCGTATACATCGAAACGTGGGGTTATTGGCCACAGATCCTCCAGCTACATAATCTGCTTCaactataataaaatgaaaTGCAAatcatgttcttcttgaaaTCTTATTCTCcatttaattataataaatcCATACAGCCGGGCACAGTTACATGCACATCAATATCGACTCCATCCCAATTACGCGTCCCTCGGACACTTCACCGAAGCCGCTCATCCCGCCTACCCTGCACTTCCGCCCCAACAAACCGTGCAATTTACGCAACATCGCCAAATCGCAACTCAGCCTCAATCTTCAAATCTCATCCCCCATAACTCTCCCACTCACTCTCACTACAACAACCCCTTTTCAACTTCATTCTACATCTATTCCACAGCGCTTCTCATTCATGGACAAGCTACTCCTAATATAACGAATTCCCTCATcgctctcatctcatctcattccCAGGCGCAACGTCAATATGCCTTCTGTGCGCACCGCCAACGCAGGCGACTCGACGGCTTCAATGGGGCCTCTGGCTAGGTTCTGGAGAGTGAGTTGAGACCTCCTTCGTCTTACTCTTCTTATTTTGCTCTGTATGGCTGActtggttcttcttcttcctgttTTGGCGCATATAGACGACTCATGCGCCGGACTACATCGGCTTCACAATACTTCTCGCAGGATGGATCTTGGTGAGTCCTCAAACACGATCACCTGTCTTTTTCCCTCATCAAACTAAACAATTATTCCAGATtatcctcctcgtcaatcCCTTCCACCGCATGTTCTTCATCAACGACCTGCGCATCTCATACCCCCACGCCGAACATGAGCGAGTCACCGTCCGTAcgtctcttctccccatCCCCAACTTCATCCTCCCTTCTCTAACACGATGAATCTCTTTCTCTCCGTTTCCCCCTAAACAGCTCTCAACTTCCTCTACGCCCTCTTCATCCCTCTAGGCGTCCTCATCGCCTACAACATCGTCACCCGCGCCTCCACCCACAAACACGAAGCCACATATCTCTCCCtcggcatctccatcgtcctctcctccttcatcacAGACATTGTCAAAAACGCCGTCGGCCGCCCCCGCCCGGACCTCCTCGCCCGCTGCCAGCCCTCCGCCGACATCAAACCAAACATCCTCGTCACAATCGCCGTCTGCACCGCCCCCGACGGCCACACCCTCCAGGACGGCTGGCGATCCTTTCCCTCCGGCCActcgtccttctccttcGCCGGCCTCGGTTTcctcagcctcttcctcgccggCCAGCTCCACATCTTCAATTATTATACTGGCGGCCGCGACCTCAGCCGCGCCCTCATCTGTCTTTCTCCCCTCATCGGAGCCGCCCTGGTCGCCATCTCGCGGTGCGAAGACTACCGCCACGACGTTTATGATGTATGCGTCGGGTCGGCGCTCGGCATGACGGTCGCGTACTGGAGCTACAGGCGGCATTTCCCCAAGCTGACGAGCCCCAACTGCGAcgagcctcatcctcacccgGCCGTCGaggctcagcagcaaggGTGGCAGCGCGTGCGggacgaagaagagcaaggtaGTGAATTAGCCTTCCCACTAGGAACTCGACGAAGCTGAGACGGCTTGAGGCTAATGCTGAGATTTCATATTGCGCAATGTAGTGTACTCATAGCGGGAAGAGCTTGTCTTTGTGTAAATAGCTGCAACTCTGCCAACTACCGTCGTGTCCCTCCAAGAGAAATGGGGCCATCAAAAGTATAtaggatttcttttttcttttcttcttcctcttcttgttACTTTTTGGATAATGCGGCATGCTTACATCACAGGAATACCTGTAGTCAAGTCAAACTCATCTTGGGACATGTCGTATTGTTACAAGGGCCAATTGTCCTTTTTTGTGTCATTAAGCGCCCATTCTCAGTCTACTTGTTGAAAACATTCACCCGCTCTATTCGTTTATTTCTCTTCCGTGTCCTCGCTCTTGGCCAAGTCATGCTCCTTTAGCAGCGCCGTGATCTCGTCGGCGCTCCACAGCCTGTGGTAGATTTTGCCATCCTCTGTCTGTCCCACCGTTGCAAACTCGACTATAGGTGCATGTTAGCTATCCGATCAATGATATATGAAACCGACAGAGAACGAAAACTCACTCTTTTCACTGCTCAGCTTGGTAGAGTCCATGGTCTTGCTAAGAACCTTGACAGCCACACCGCAGGCCTCCTGAAGCGAGCAGTCCTCCTTGTAGTCCTGCTTCAACAGACTCTGCGCACTGGCATTGTTGGCGCCCGCGCTGGTGGCCTTCCATCCGCCGTAGTTTCCTGAGGGATTGCTGAGGTATAGCTGGAATTGTCTCCGGGGATCCCAGCCGGCGTAGATGAAGGAGACGCCAAACGGCCGCAGACCACCGTGCTGTGTGTAGCCCTGCTTCAGATCGCACAGCTTACGCACCAGCTGCTCGCAGGGGATGTCTTCGTTGTAGGTGAGGAGGTATCGCTGGGCGGCCTGGCGGGCGtagttgatgaggatgttggcgTCGGCGGTCATGCCTGCTACTGCGCAAATCATGTTGCTGCAACGAGGCGCGCAAGGTGTCAGCAGGGATGATCATCATGTACATATACACAAAAACAGGCGAAAAGAAAGTAGCATACTCGTTCAGCACGTAGAGCTTCTCTGCTGAGGTGTCCTGCTCCAACAGCTTTGAAGTCACCTTTCGCTCGGCCGCCAGCACAATTCCATCCTTGGCGAGGATGCCGATGGCGGTACCGGCGTGGGAAATGGCTTCCAGTGCATATTCGACCTGGTACAGCCGGCCTTCgggggagaagatggtggtCTATGGGCACGCGGTTAGCCTGGGTATCGAGTCTGATGGCGGATGTGCTCGCCCTTGGAGCTCAGGCTGGACGTACTCGGGAATCGTAACGGCGGGACATGGTGGAGGGGCAATCTCTGTTTGACGGTGCAAGGGATGGATGAACTGAATTTCCGGAGAGAAATTGATTCGATTAGATTTGCgcaaatgcagatgcagggcAAATCTCCGGGGCGGAACAGAGGATCTGGATTGgagagagattgagatgTTGGTTTGGAGTATGGAGGGGAACAAGGCCGGCGTCACTTGTAGAGCTCCAGGCACGACCGCCGCGTAggtgctgctgaagctgtgGCAGATACCCTGGAGCTCTAGCATTGAGCGGGCTGAGTCAGCAGACAGAGATCAAGTAAATTAATGCCTGAGGCAGCAATTGGACAAGGCTGAGACATGATCCAACATTTTCAACGGGAATTCCCAACGGCAGTTTAACCGAGGCTGTGCCGTTACAGTACAGCAATCTTCATGACCAGCATTTCGTTTGCCCCTCATGACTAAGCCCCCCGTCATCCCATCATGGTCGAGAATCAGCCACTGCATTGCTTGGGCATTCACTTTGGCCGCCAAGATTCCAAACTTCCAATTGCCACTGCTTTTCTGGAccatcagctgcagctcaggctttcttcttctttagcattcttccttcttctgcttcttaTTGCGCGCTTCTTTACccctgctgcagcttgtcaAGACGCTGTTCTGCTCTGCTGCATCACCGCTTTGCGACACTCAGCATTTCAACTCATCCCAGCTCATCTCAGCTCATCTGATCGTGTCTCATCCAGCTCACCGTCATCGGAGGCTGAACCCTTGACACGCTGTCTGTTACCTCGACTCTCTATCAAGGCCCAGGCATCGTCTAGAGGCTGGAAGAGTTGCGCTGCTCAACACTCAGCACTCAATATTCAACTCTCGACTCTTGATATTCATCCTTCATCTAACCCATTTCATCCCCCCAGCTGCCTCCATCTGCCACCAGCTGTCAAAAAACGCTTCcggcaaagccaaagccacagccaaaaggcaaaaagacgCGCGCCACCCGCTTCGTCCTTTCTATTTGTATCCACTCCAAGGGGCTCCCGGAACCCCACGCAagctgccgtcatcaccaacacAAGCTcgatattttttttccctggACATTGACAAGCTAAAATCGGCACGCGCTGCCTCTGTAGCAGCTTCACACGCCGCTCGCCATCTCATAGCTACCCAAGAAGAGCTGGTCGCTGGATTGGCACCTCGCGCTGAACTTAGgccttattttcttttcttttctcttcaggTTTTTTCTTGCCGAGGGGAGGAATTGTTGTTTAGCTGTCTGTGACTACCTACTAGTTGCTGTCCTTGCCTGTTTTGTAAATCTCCAATGCCCGCCTGAAGCGAACCGCAagaattttttcttccatctcgcGTTCGCTTCCACAGTAGAATTTGCATCGCATTTAGTTGGATCTGCGGCGACGCCTTTGCGCGTGCTCCATTGCCATGTCCGGTAAGCTAAAAAAACAAACCACAAGAGCCGGCGATTCCCCTCAATCGATCAAGACGGGCGCAGAGATGCGACTCATTGAGGCTGGTTGCGCAAGAGATGCGCCGtcgagagacgagacaagacgAGAGACTTTGCTAACAGAAGCCGTCGCTACAGGAGAAGCCGAACCTCGACGCTCCGTCAGAGCCACCAAGGGCCAGCACACAAAGGCctttgacgagctggagCCTGCCGCGCCGAAACGTCGACagaccaagaagaacaagaaggcggagaaggagaaggagcagTCGCAAGACCCCGAGGAAGTCATCCGCTGCGTCTGCGGTGCCACCGAGCAGGACGAAGACTCGGGCGAGGCCTGGATCTCGTGCGAGACGTGCTTCGTGTGGCAGCACAATGTCTGCGTGGGCGTGAGCTCGTACGAAGACGAGATTCCCGACAACTACTGGTGCGAAGAGTGCAAGCCGGAGAACcacaaggagctgctggacgcCATTGCCCGCGGCGAGAAGCTGTGGGAGGAGCGGCGAAAGGCgcacgaggaggaggccgaaagaaagaagaagcgcggcGGGCGCAAGAGAGGGAAGCGAGGCAGCGATTTCAAAGAAGAGCTCGAAAAGGATGCCCAGGCAAAGGCATCGCCTACTCCAGATGCCGTgtcgagagagaagaaggacgtgACATCCGTGCTCAAGCAGGGCAAGCGAAAGGCGAGAGAGGACTCGCAGGATGCAGACGGAAAGGTATGCTATTGTCTTGATGAATCTATATCTACTTGTTCTCAATTGATGATTGATGCTAACACAAATTCTCCATCTAGACAACAAAGATGCGCCGCGTTTCGGAGGACGAAGCTGTTGCCTCTGCTTCCGCTTCTGCGTCCGCTTCCGTCTCGGCTGCAGCCTCTCCCTTGGTCAAGTATGTGCCACCCGAGGACTTGACTGCATCCATCCAGGATCTCCCTGGCACGCGAATCGGCCCTGCCAAGGCGCTGAAGAAGTCGTTGGTTCACGTTATTGGGTCTCTAGCCAAGAGCAACCACATCCAGCTACCTGAAGATGAAACTGCGGAATCCCTCGCCGACAAGTATGCGCTTCAGATTGAGCGCGCCGTCTTCGACACACACCCGCTCTCCAAAGGCCAGAAGGAGTACAGCCAGCAGATAAAGTCGCTGTCGTTCAACCTCAAGAACAACCCCGAGTTGTTCCAGGGCCTTTGGGCGCACGAGCACTCGCCCATGACGCTCGCCGTCATGACATCGGAGCAACTTGCCTCGGCTGAGCTGCAGAGGCAGACGgccgagatgaaggcgagAGCAGAGAAACAGTCCATCCTGTACACCTCAGAGACGGGCCCTCGTGTTAGGCGCACGCACAAGGGTGAAGAAATCGTCGAGGACGAGGGCTTGGTTACCAGTGAGGCGCCCATGCCATCCGCTGGAGGCCCTCGTccaggaggagaggagaggcaggagcaagagcagaggcagcagcagccacagcaacACGTTAAGCGCGAGTCGATAGGAGGAAACGAGTTGGGCGATGCTGGTCTAAGCCAGCGGTCCCCAAGCCAGTCGAATTTCGATATTGGCAAGGTCTTCTCCGCTGTGAAATCTCCCACTGCAGCTCATCGTCGCCGGCCTTCTGCACCGGTCTTGAACACACACGGCCCCGGATTCGACCCCGACGTCGACCGGATGCTGCAGGACGAGACCGAATCACCGCCTTACTCGCCTACGGAAGAGGCCACGGATCCCGATGTCATCTGGCGCGGCTCGCTGGCGATGAGCTCCATTGCCGACTTCCAGGCCACGGCCAAGCACATTGGAGGCGCCAATTTTGCCTCGTTTGGCCCCTGGACCAAGCTGATCCCGCGACAGATGACCGTGGCCGGTCGGATCCCGCAGCAGAGCGCCATCGAGTACCTTTGCAGCCTGCGATACAGCAATTTGAccgacatcatcgtcgtcaacaTCACGCCCACGTCGCCAGACGCAAAGCAAGAGTtcaacaacctcatcaactaCTTTGTCAGCAAGAACAGGTATGGCGTCGTCGGCAATAAGGTGGCCGGTAACGTCAGGGACACGTACCTGGTGCCTGTCCCTGCCGGCGAGGACGGCCACCCCGAGTTTATGCTGAACCTGGTGGACAACTACATCCCCAAGTCCCGGACCGAGCccctgctgctggccgtctTTGTCTACCGCAACGAGCCGGATCAGCTGAAGCAGATGCTGCACAACGAGGCGACGAATGCCGCTGCCTCATCGGCAAGCCCGAGCCCGATTACGACTCAatcttctgctcctcctccagctggaTATAGTCAGCGAAGCAACTCGACTTCTGGCCCGGCCTTTTCACCCGCCACGCCCCAAATTGCATCCTCTCCGTTCCCCAATGCTCCTCCAAATGGCCACGGACAATCCGCCACGCCGGTTCCCATCCCCCAGCTGCCGCACCTCAACCGTCCTGCTCCACCAGTACAACCGTCTCAAGCTTCACCCCCTGGACAACACTCACAGGGACCAGACGACCAGAGGAAACAAGCACAGCAAGATGCCGGCGTCATCACCGCGAGAGAAGTCCTAGGGCCCCTTATCAGCGTGCCCACGGTACAATTCATTCTCCCGCAGGCATATCAGATGACCCGACGAGAATGGGAGGTGATTAAGACCATCATTGAGCGAGACGTCCGTGCCAGAGACGACTTGAAGTACTTGGCAGatctgctggagaaggaaggCACCGGAGGGAATGGGAATGGAAACGATAACGGCCAgggcgcagcagcagcagcagcagcgacgcCGTTACCACAGGTGGTGGCTGGTGTTGTTGGAGGAGGGCCTCCGCCGGTGAGAAAAGCTTAGGCGTTTTAAGGGGGGGAAGAAATGAATTGTACGAGTTTGTatgagtttttttttctttttatcatTATGTGATCCTATTATCTAGTCTAGATATAGTTAGGGAATATTGCCATGTAATGCATGATACCTATTTCTGTTTCTACGTATCTTTTGGCTATGTGTATGTATGCGCGTGAATTCCATGAGAAACGGCTACTATTATATGATTGGCAcagttttggtgttgataGTATTCAAtgttatttgtttgtttcatCTAGGTGAATAGTCCTATTTCAAGGTGTATGTATGTGAGTGAATTCTGTGAGAAACGGCTACTGTTATGCAATTGACAcagttttggtgttgataGTATTCAAtgttatttgtttgttttatCTAGGTGAATAGTACTAATTCTGTGTCTatcccctctctcctctttctccgTGATATACCAATGAATCTTGATGCCGTCAATAAAAGATATTTCAGCAACACTCTTTCAATCCCCCCCAATGTCGTAATCCATCATTATTCGTCAACGATAT
Above is a genomic segment from Trichoderma breve strain T069 chromosome 6, whole genome shotgun sequence containing:
- a CDS encoding phosphoenolpyruvate hydrolase-like domain-containing protein, whose amino-acid sequence is MAPPTDRDKILAGLRARIAAGKSIVGAGAGIGLSAKFIEAGGGDLIIIYNSGRFRMAGRGSLSGLMPYGDANGIVVEMANEVLPVVKHTPVIAGVCGTDPFRNMPTFLKQLRDLGFAGVQNFPTVGLIDGQFRANLEETGMGYDLEVDMIREAHSLNLLTTPYVFNVEESRKMARAGADILVAHMGLTTSGSIGATTGKTLDECVKLIQEIRDAAVEINPNIIVLCHGGPIAAPKDAEYVLGRTKGVHGFYGASSMERLPVETAITEITKSFKALKPKL
- a CDS encoding PAP2 superfamily domain-containing protein is translated as MPSVRTANAGDSTASMGPLARFWRTTHAPDYIGFTILLAGWILIILLVNPFHRMFFINDLRISYPHAEHERVTVPLNFLYALFIPLGVLIAYNIVTRASTHKHEATYLSLGISIVLSSFITDIVKNAVGRPRPDLLARCQPSADIKPNILVTIAVCTAPDGHTLQDGWRSFPSGHSSFSFAGLGFLSLFLAGQLHIFNYYTGGRDLSRALICLSPLIGAALVAISRCEDYRHDVYDVCVGSALGMTVAYWSYRRHFPKLTSPNCDEPHPHPAVEAQQQGWQRVRDEEEQGSELAFPLGTRRS
- a CDS encoding proteasome subunit domain-containing protein — encoded protein: MSRRYDSRTTIFSPEGRLYQVEYALEAISHAGTAIGILAKDGIVLAAERKVTSKLLEQDTSAEKLYVLNDNMICAVAGMTADANILINYARQAAQRYLLTYNEDIPCEQLVRKLCDLKQGYTQHGGLRPFGVSFIYAGWDPRRQFQLYLSNPSGNYGGWKATSAGANNASAQSLLKQDYKEDCSLQEACGVAVKVLSKTMDSTKLSSEKIEFATVGQTEDGKIYHRLWSADEITALLKEHDLAKSEDTEEK
- a CDS encoding SPOC domain-containing protein, with protein sequence MRLIEAGCARDAPSRDETRRETLLTEAVATGEAEPRRSVRATKGQHTKAFDELEPAAPKRRQTKKNKKAEKEKEQSQDPEEVIRCVCGATEQDEDSGEAWISCETCFVWQHNVCVGVSSYEDEIPDNYWCEECKPENHKELLDAIARGEKLWEERRKAHEEEAERKKKRGGRKRGKRGSDFKEELEKDAQAKASPTPDAVSREKKDVTSVLKQGKRKAREDSQDADGKTTKMRRVSEDEAVASASASASASVSAAASPLVKYVPPEDLTASIQDLPGTRIGPAKALKKSLVHVIGSLAKSNHIQLPEDETAESLADKYALQIERAVFDTHPLSKGQKEYSQQIKSLSFNLKNNPELFQGLWAHEHSPMTLAVMTSEQLASAELQRQTAEMKARAEKQSILYTSETGPRVRRTHKGEEIVEDEGLVTSEAPMPSAGGPRPGGEERQEQEQRQQQPQQHVKRESIGGNELGDAGLSQRSPSQSNFDIGKVFSAVKSPTAAHRRRPSAPVLNTHGPGFDPDVDRMLQDETESPPYSPTEEATDPDVIWRGSLAMSSIADFQATAKHIGGANFASFGPWTKLIPRQMTVAGRIPQQSAIEYLCSLRYSNLTDIIVVNITPTSPDAKQEFNNLINYFVSKNRYGVVGNKVAGNVRDTYLVPVPAGEDGHPEFMLNLVDNYIPKSRTEPLLLAVFVYRNEPDQLKQMLHNEATNAAASSASPSPITTQSSAPPPAGYSQRSNSTSGPAFSPATPQIASSPFPNAPPNGHGQSATPVPIPQLPHLNHDQRKQAQQDAGVITAREVLGPLISVPTVQFILPQAYQMTRREWEVIKTIIERDVRARDDLKYLADLLEKEGTGGNGNGNDNGQGAAAAAAATPLPQVVAGVVGGGPPPVRKA